In one window of Microbacterium sp. PM5 DNA:
- the pheT gene encoding phenylalanine--tRNA ligase subunit beta: MRVPLSWLREYVELPQDATTDDVFAALVSVGFEEEEAIGFEISGPVVVGQVLSFDAEPQSNGKTIRWCQVDVGAANGGVRGIVCGASNFVEGDKVVVSLPGATLPGPFPISARKTYGHVSDGMIASARELGLGDEHNGILRLVELGLDPEVGTDAIALLGLDDVAVDINVTPDRGYALSIRGIAREYSHATGAAFTDPAAHAWDDVQPGSGFAVVVDDRLPLRGRVGASEFVARVVRGVDPTRPTPPWMVARLTLAGIRSLGILIDITNYVMLELGNPIHGYDLDRLQGGITVRRAHEGEKLTTLDGKERTLSAEDLLITDDSGPIGLAGVMGGGTTEMTDSTRNVLVEAAIFDPVTIARTARRHKLPSEASRRFERGVDPLLPFVAARRVADLMVELAGGTLDADLGGALFGEVFVGGIELPRAFVPQLIGVDYTDAEITDALEMVGCEVLPGDELDGATDGWHVIPPTWRPDLTDKWTLAEEVARIHGLERIPSVLPTPPSGRGLTSVQKGRRRVANALAAAGFVETPSFPFSTAEANALHGSASGEPVASVKLANPLDGQAPYLRRSLVPGLLQVAHRNQSRGFGDLALFETGLVFTPEEGVTYGTDTVPPLAVRPDDETIAALNAALPPQPRHVAVLLTGDMVAKQPGHAPIPVDLSDVLGAVQTIAAGAGVRIEVAQGQRAALHPGRAGVLTVAGDEVGYVGQVLPQVAADADLHGEVYVAELDLDRVLRRAGAPDVAPSLSGYPAATQDVSLVVGEDVVAGDVESALREGAGTLLEAVRLVDDYRGTGLVEGTKSLTFALRFRAPDRTLTAAEATDAKLAGVAVAAERYAASIRE, translated from the coding sequence ATGCGCGTCCCTCTGTCGTGGCTGCGTGAGTACGTCGAGCTTCCCCAGGACGCCACGACCGACGATGTCTTCGCGGCGCTCGTGTCGGTCGGCTTCGAGGAGGAAGAGGCGATCGGCTTCGAGATCAGTGGACCGGTCGTCGTCGGCCAGGTGCTCTCCTTCGACGCAGAGCCGCAGTCCAACGGCAAGACGATCCGGTGGTGCCAGGTGGACGTCGGTGCGGCGAACGGCGGCGTCCGTGGCATCGTCTGCGGCGCGTCGAACTTCGTCGAAGGCGACAAAGTCGTCGTCTCGCTGCCCGGCGCCACCCTGCCGGGGCCCTTCCCCATCTCCGCGCGCAAGACCTACGGTCATGTCTCGGACGGCATGATCGCCTCCGCGCGCGAGCTCGGGCTGGGTGACGAGCACAACGGCATCCTGCGGCTCGTCGAACTGGGCCTGGACCCCGAGGTCGGCACCGACGCGATCGCTCTGCTGGGCCTCGACGACGTCGCCGTCGACATCAACGTCACTCCTGACCGTGGCTACGCCCTGTCGATCCGCGGGATCGCCCGCGAATACTCGCACGCGACCGGTGCCGCCTTCACCGACCCCGCCGCGCACGCGTGGGACGACGTGCAGCCCGGCTCGGGGTTCGCCGTCGTCGTGGACGACCGTCTGCCGCTGCGCGGACGCGTCGGAGCCAGCGAGTTCGTGGCCCGCGTGGTCCGCGGCGTCGATCCGACTCGGCCGACGCCGCCCTGGATGGTGGCGCGGTTGACCCTCGCCGGTATCCGCTCGCTCGGCATCCTGATCGACATCACGAACTACGTCATGCTCGAGCTCGGCAACCCCATCCACGGGTACGACCTCGACAGACTTCAGGGCGGCATCACGGTGCGCCGCGCGCACGAGGGCGAGAAGCTGACCACCCTCGACGGCAAGGAGCGCACGCTCAGCGCCGAGGACCTCCTCATCACCGACGACTCCGGCCCCATCGGTCTCGCCGGTGTGATGGGGGGCGGCACCACCGAGATGACGGATTCGACGCGCAATGTGCTCGTCGAAGCCGCGATCTTCGACCCGGTCACGATCGCCCGCACGGCACGCCGTCACAAGCTGCCGTCGGAGGCCTCGCGTCGTTTCGAACGCGGAGTGGACCCGCTCCTGCCGTTCGTGGCGGCCCGTCGCGTCGCCGACCTCATGGTCGAGCTCGCCGGCGGCACTCTCGACGCCGACCTCGGGGGTGCGCTGTTCGGCGAGGTCTTCGTGGGCGGCATCGAGCTGCCGCGCGCCTTCGTACCGCAGCTGATCGGCGTCGACTACACGGATGCCGAGATCACCGACGCCCTGGAGATGGTGGGCTGCGAGGTGCTGCCGGGCGACGAGCTCGATGGTGCGACGGACGGCTGGCACGTCATTCCCCCGACGTGGCGTCCTGACCTCACCGACAAATGGACGCTCGCCGAGGAGGTGGCCCGTATCCACGGGCTCGAGCGCATTCCGTCGGTGTTGCCCACGCCGCCCTCCGGCCGCGGCCTCACGTCTGTGCAGAAGGGGCGGCGCCGGGTGGCCAACGCGCTCGCCGCTGCCGGCTTCGTCGAGACGCCCTCGTTCCCGTTCTCCACGGCGGAGGCGAACGCCCTGCACGGGTCGGCGTCGGGGGAGCCCGTGGCATCGGTCAAGCTCGCGAACCCGCTCGACGGTCAGGCGCCGTACCTCCGCCGCTCCCTCGTGCCGGGGCTGCTGCAGGTCGCGCACCGCAACCAGTCACGCGGCTTCGGCGACCTCGCCCTGTTCGAGACGGGACTCGTGTTCACCCCGGAAGAGGGCGTGACGTATGGAACCGACACTGTACCGCCGTTGGCGGTGCGCCCGGACGACGAGACGATCGCCGCGTTGAACGCCGCCCTGCCGCCGCAGCCGCGCCACGTCGCGGTGCTGCTGACGGGTGACATGGTCGCCAAGCAGCCCGGTCATGCTCCGATCCCGGTCGACCTCTCGGACGTCCTCGGCGCGGTCCAGACCATCGCCGCCGGAGCGGGAGTGCGCATCGAGGTCGCCCAGGGGCAGCGCGCCGCGCTGCATCCCGGCCGCGCGGGAGTGCTGACGGTCGCCGGTGACGAGGTGGGCTACGTGGGCCAGGTGCTGCCGCAGGTGGCCGCCGACGCGGACCTGCACGGGGAGGTCTACGTCGCCGAGCTCGATCTCGACCGCGTGCTGCGCCGTGCCGGTGCCCCCGACGTGGCGCCATCGCTGTCGGGGTACCCGGCGGCGACCCAGGACGTGTCGCTGGTCGTCGGCGAAGACGTGGTCGCGGGCGACGTCGAGTCGGCGTTGCGCGAGGGTGCGGGCACGCTGCTGGAGGCGGTCCGACTCGTCGACGACTACCGCGGAACGGGCCTCGTCGAAGGTACGAAGAGCCTCACCTTCGCTTTGCGCTTCCGCGCGCCGGATCGCACGCTCACGGCCGCCGAGGCCACCGACGCGAAGCTCGCCGGAGTGGCCGTCGCCGCGGAGCGCTACGCGGCGAGCATTCGCGAGTAG
- a CDS encoding AAA family ATPase yields the protein MLQTLAVAGYRSLRDVVVPLGGLTVVTGPNGSGKSNLYRALRLLAASARGEVVGAVAREGGLSSVLWAGPENGGTQGTVRRGPIALMLGFSSDELGYLIDLGIPQSDPSVANPFARDPEIKREQVFAGPVAKPAALLIDRRRHATRVRDGRWTDLDQRLAPYESIVTDLADGDTAPELLALRRTMSGWRFYDHFRVDAQAPARRPQVGTRTPTLSHDGATLAATWATIVDAGHGDALQRAVRDAFPGSRVEIESSEGLFRLVLHQNGLLRPLDAAELSDGTLRYLLLCAALLPARPAPLLVLNEPEASLHVSLLTPLARLIQRAAAHTQVLVVSHARELVEALPAAARVELRKDQNGTAVVGQGFMEVPAWHWGSR from the coding sequence ATGCTGCAGACCCTCGCCGTCGCCGGCTATCGCTCTCTCCGGGATGTCGTGGTGCCCCTGGGCGGGCTCACCGTGGTCACCGGCCCCAACGGGTCGGGCAAGTCCAACCTCTACCGCGCTCTGCGTCTTCTCGCAGCCTCGGCGCGCGGCGAGGTCGTCGGCGCCGTGGCGCGCGAAGGCGGGTTGTCGTCCGTGCTCTGGGCGGGTCCGGAGAACGGCGGCACCCAAGGCACGGTGCGCCGCGGACCGATCGCCCTGATGCTGGGCTTCTCCTCGGACGAACTCGGCTACCTCATCGACCTCGGCATCCCGCAATCGGACCCCTCCGTCGCCAACCCGTTCGCCCGTGACCCCGAGATCAAGCGCGAGCAGGTCTTCGCCGGCCCTGTGGCGAAGCCCGCAGCGCTGCTGATCGACCGGCGACGGCACGCGACCCGCGTGCGCGACGGTCGATGGACCGACCTCGACCAGCGCCTCGCGCCCTACGAGAGCATCGTGACCGATCTTGCCGACGGTGACACGGCGCCCGAACTGCTGGCGCTGCGGCGCACGATGAGCGGATGGCGCTTCTACGACCATTTCCGCGTGGATGCGCAGGCCCCGGCCCGCCGACCGCAGGTCGGCACCCGGACTCCGACGCTGTCGCACGACGGGGCAACCCTGGCAGCCACGTGGGCGACGATCGTGGATGCCGGCCACGGCGATGCCCTGCAACGCGCCGTCCGTGACGCCTTTCCGGGCTCTCGCGTCGAGATCGAGTCGAGCGAGGGCCTGTTTCGCCTCGTCCTGCACCAGAACGGCTTGCTGCGTCCGCTGGATGCCGCCGAGCTGTCGGACGGGACGCTGCGCTACCTCTTGCTGTGCGCGGCCCTGCTCCCGGCGCGGCCCGCCCCGCTGCTGGTGCTCAACGAGCCCGAGGCGAGTCTGCACGTGTCACTGCTGACGCCGCTGGCCCGATTGATCCAGCGCGCCGCCGCGCACACGCAGGTGCTCGTCGTCTCGCACGCGCGGGAGCTGGTCGAGGCGCTGCCCGCCGCAGCGCGCGTCGAGCTCCGCAAGGATCAGAACGGCACGGCCGTGGTCGGGCAGGGGTTCATGGAGGTACCCGCGTGGCATTGGGGGTCGCGGTGA
- a CDS encoding ABC transporter ATP-binding protein codes for MTDTQMVPALQLAGLVKRFGDKTAVGGVDLNVPAGSFYGLVGPNGAGKTTTLSMATGLLRPDAGGAWVHGVDVWADPVRAKALIGNLADGVRLFDRLTGEQLITYTAMMFSVPRDQIAPRVADLIALMDLGEAAGTIVADYSAGMTKKVALACALVHAPRLLVLDEPFESVDPVSAANIEDVLRSYTSSGGTIIISSHSMDLVQRMCDHVAVIAAGRVLAAGTVDEVRAGESLQDRFLSLVGGRHTSEGPQWLRQS; via the coding sequence ATGACTGATACGCAGATGGTCCCCGCCCTGCAGCTCGCAGGCCTCGTGAAGCGCTTCGGAGACAAGACCGCGGTCGGCGGCGTCGACCTGAACGTTCCCGCCGGCTCGTTCTACGGGCTGGTCGGGCCCAACGGGGCCGGAAAGACGACGACACTGTCGATGGCCACCGGCCTGTTGCGACCCGACGCCGGCGGCGCCTGGGTGCACGGCGTCGACGTGTGGGCCGACCCCGTGCGCGCCAAAGCCCTCATCGGCAACCTCGCTGACGGCGTTCGTCTGTTCGATCGGCTCACGGGCGAGCAGCTCATCACCTACACGGCGATGATGTTCTCGGTGCCGCGCGATCAGATCGCGCCTCGCGTGGCCGACCTGATCGCTCTGATGGACCTCGGCGAGGCCGCCGGAACGATCGTCGCCGACTACTCCGCGGGCATGACGAAGAAGGTCGCGCTTGCGTGTGCACTGGTGCACGCGCCGCGTCTCCTGGTGCTCGACGAGCCGTTCGAATCGGTCGACCCGGTCTCGGCGGCCAACATCGAGGACGTCTTGCGCTCCTACACGTCCTCGGGCGGCACGATCATCATCTCCAGCCACTCGATGGACCTCGTGCAGCGTATGTGCGACCACGTCGCCGTCATCGCGGCCGGTCGCGTCCTGGCCGCCGGAACGGTCGACGAGGTGCGCGCGGGTGAGAGCCTGCAGGACCGTTTCCTCTCGCTCGTGGGAGGTCGCCACACGTCGGAAGGACCGCAGTGGTTGCGACAGTCCTGA
- a CDS encoding NAD-dependent epimerase/dehydratase family protein has protein sequence MTDVLILGGTGWLSGRIAERWRDAGAAVTVLARGGRDAPAGTRLVVADRERDDAYTAVADREWDEVVDISSTADHVRAATAVLAERTRHWTYVSSVSAYATDDVAGADESAALAVAAEPGDPYDYRREKAAAEHAVRAALGHRAAVVRPGLIVGPGDPTDRFGYWVARFAAAAAEPVLIPDAPGARVQVIDVDDLADFVVVVGAAHFTGAVNAVGDSLPLEAVLAIARSVAGHTGRLVGASAPWLVAHGVGYWVGERSLPLWLPDDVPGFATRANGTYRILGGRHRPLEDVLRRVLADERERGLDRPRSAGLTRADERELLDALAQ, from the coding sequence ATGACCGATGTTCTGATCCTCGGCGGGACCGGATGGCTGTCCGGGCGCATCGCGGAGCGCTGGCGGGATGCCGGTGCCGCCGTGACGGTACTCGCCCGCGGCGGCCGCGATGCGCCGGCCGGCACCCGGCTGGTCGTCGCCGATCGGGAGCGCGACGATGCCTACACCGCCGTCGCGGATCGCGAGTGGGACGAGGTCGTCGACATCTCCTCCACCGCCGACCACGTGCGTGCCGCGACCGCCGTGCTCGCGGAGCGGACGCGGCACTGGACGTACGTGTCGAGCGTCTCCGCCTATGCGACAGACGACGTGGCGGGCGCCGACGAGTCCGCCGCCCTCGCCGTCGCCGCCGAACCCGGCGACCCGTACGACTACCGGCGCGAGAAGGCCGCCGCCGAGCACGCCGTGCGGGCGGCGCTCGGTCACCGCGCGGCCGTGGTGCGCCCGGGGCTCATCGTCGGCCCGGGTGACCCCACCGATCGCTTCGGCTACTGGGTCGCCCGCTTCGCCGCCGCGGCGGCCGAGCCCGTGCTGATTCCCGACGCTCCCGGCGCGCGGGTGCAGGTGATCGACGTCGACGACCTGGCCGATTTCGTGGTCGTGGTGGGCGCGGCGCACTTCACCGGTGCGGTCAATGCCGTCGGCGACAGTCTTCCGCTGGAGGCGGTGCTCGCCATCGCTCGCAGCGTCGCCGGTCACACCGGCCGCCTCGTCGGGGCCTCCGCGCCGTGGCTCGTCGCGCACGGCGTGGGGTACTGGGTGGGGGAGCGATCGCTGCCGCTGTGGCTGCCCGACGACGTGCCCGGTTTCGCGACTCGCGCCAATGGCACCTATCGCATTCTCGGCGGACGCCACAGGCCGCTGGAGGACGTGCTGCGGCGCGTGCTCGCCGATGAGCGCGAACGGGGACTGGACCGTCCCCGCTCCGCCGGGCTCACGCGCGCCGACGAGCGAGAGCTTCTCGATGCCCTTGCGCAGTGA
- the argC gene encoding N-acetyl-gamma-glutamyl-phosphate reductase encodes MTLSVAVSGASGYAGGEILRLLAAHPDVHIRTVTAHSNAGDALIQHQPHLRSLADLTLQPTTPEVLADHDVVFLALPHGQSGQYTDALAETPLVIDAGADHRLTSPAAWDAFYGGAFHEPWTYGVPELIVGAGGQKQREHLVGASRIAAPGCNASTVALSLVPGVAAGVIDARDIVSVLAVGPSGAGKSLKTNLLASEILGTANPYAVGGTHRHIPEIQQALTAAGASEARISFTPVLVPMARGILATSTAPIADGVTDAEIRSAWESAYGGETFVHLLTEGQFPRTADVLGANTALVGLAVDRAANRVVVVTAVDNLVKGTAGAAIQSMNIALGLPEATGLTVNGVAP; translated from the coding sequence ATGACCCTTTCGGTCGCCGTCTCCGGCGCTTCCGGCTATGCCGGCGGCGAGATCTTGCGCCTCCTCGCCGCCCATCCCGACGTCCACATCCGCACCGTCACCGCGCACAGCAACGCCGGCGATGCGCTCATCCAGCATCAGCCCCACCTGCGTTCGCTGGCCGACCTCACCCTGCAGCCGACGACGCCCGAGGTGCTCGCGGACCACGACGTGGTCTTCCTCGCGCTCCCGCACGGCCAGTCCGGTCAGTACACCGACGCGCTCGCCGAGACGCCCCTGGTCATCGACGCCGGTGCCGACCACCGTCTGACCTCGCCGGCGGCGTGGGACGCGTTCTACGGCGGCGCCTTCCACGAGCCGTGGACCTACGGTGTGCCGGAGCTGATCGTCGGCGCCGGCGGGCAGAAGCAGCGTGAGCACCTCGTCGGCGCCTCCCGCATCGCCGCCCCGGGCTGCAACGCCTCCACGGTGGCGCTGAGCCTCGTCCCCGGCGTCGCGGCTGGCGTCATCGACGCCCGCGACATCGTCAGCGTGCTGGCCGTGGGGCCCTCCGGGGCGGGTAAGAGCCTGAAGACGAACCTTCTCGCATCCGAGATCCTCGGCACCGCGAACCCGTATGCCGTCGGCGGAACGCACCGCCACATTCCCGAGATCCAGCAGGCGCTCACGGCGGCCGGCGCTTCCGAGGCCCGCATCTCGTTCACGCCCGTGCTGGTGCCGATGGCTCGCGGCATCCTGGCCACGTCCACCGCGCCGATCGCGGACGGCGTGACGGATGCCGAGATCCGTTCGGCCTGGGAGAGTGCGTACGGCGGCGAGACGTTCGTTCACCTGCTGACCGAGGGGCAGTTCCCCCGCACGGCGGACGTTCTGGGCGCCAACACCGCCCTCGTCGGACTCGCGGTCGACCGCGCCGCGAACCGCGTCGTCGTCGTGACGGCCGTCGACAACCTCGTCAAGGGCACCGCCGGTGCCGCCATCCAGTCGATGAACATCGCCCTGGGCCTTCCGGAGGCCACGGGCCTGACCGTGAACGGAGTGGCACCGTGA